The Kitasatospora setae KM-6054 genome contains a region encoding:
- a CDS encoding S41 family peptidase: MTESTRGYLRHPHLHGDVVAFVAEDDVWLAPLEGGRAWRLTADRAPVATPRFSPDGRSLAWTSTRDGAPEVHVGAVEGGPARRLTYWGSPFTALVGWTADGRPVAITAAGQETIRRTWAFALPLDGGEPERLPYGPIGALAFEPVPEGASGGRVLLGTHNREAAHWKRYRGGRAGRLWIGAAGFEPLHAGLDGQLECPMWVGDRIAFLSDHEGTGRLYSSLPDGSDLRAHSPAGDGFYDRQAATDGTRVVWQRAGRLWLLDDLDGAAPRPLDVAPAGPRTRRHPHPTPAAGQVETAAPDRTGRAAAVVVRGTVHWLTHRDGPARVLDETPGVRNRLARVVPGEDGAQGAVWVTDADGDDALEYAPAVLGAERRRLAAGRLGRVRALVASPDGKQLAVAAHDGRVLLVALSDGAVNELARSGDGEVSGLVFSPDSAWLAWSQPVLGPWSLRQIMLADLTSRTVSEATPQRFHDYSPAFTADGAHLAFLSVRTFDPVYDQHAFDLSFPGGTRPYLLTLAADTPSPFGPRRAGRPVGGEEDDAKDGEKEAAAVPVTRVDLEGLADRIVPFPVEAGRFGVLRAAKDGVLWTRYPFSGELGDSAASLDDEPARTALERFDLGKRRAEELLSGVDAFAVSGDGARLAVLDGGSLRIVPADQKAAEDEEADVDLERIRVTVDPAAEWRQMFDENGRLMRDNFWRADLNGVDWAGVLERYRPLVDRAGSHSDLVDLLWETVGELGTSHAYVLPPGRGTEAARRQGLLGADLVRDGEVWRVARVLPGESSDPRARSPLAAPGAAVRPGDALLAVNGRPVDPVTGPAPLLAGTADHPVELTVRGADGAERHPVVVPLDDEEALRYHDWVAGRRAAVRELSGGRLGYLHVPDMQSAGWAQLHRDLRFEMSLEGLVIDLRENRGGHTSQLIVEKLARRIVGWNHGRDLARPDPYPGDAPRGPVVALANEFSGSDGDIVNAAIQALGIGPVVGTRTWGGVIGIDSAYTLVDGTLVTQPKYSYWVEGYGWHLENRGVTPDVEVPIAPQDWAAGRDPQLETAVRLALESLERTPARTAPPLE; encoded by the coding sequence ATGACGGAATCGACGCGCGGCTACCTGCGCCACCCCCACCTGCATGGCGACGTCGTGGCCTTCGTCGCCGAGGACGACGTCTGGCTGGCGCCGCTGGAGGGCGGCCGGGCCTGGCGGTTGACGGCCGACCGGGCGCCCGTGGCGACACCGCGGTTCTCGCCGGACGGGCGGTCGCTGGCGTGGACCTCGACCCGGGACGGCGCGCCGGAGGTGCACGTCGGGGCGGTCGAGGGCGGCCCCGCCCGGCGGCTGACGTACTGGGGCAGCCCGTTCACCGCGCTGGTCGGCTGGACCGCCGACGGGCGGCCGGTCGCGATCACCGCCGCCGGGCAGGAGACGATCCGCCGGACCTGGGCGTTCGCGCTGCCGCTGGACGGCGGGGAGCCGGAGCGGCTGCCGTACGGGCCGATCGGCGCGCTGGCCTTCGAGCCGGTGCCGGAGGGCGCGAGCGGCGGGCGGGTGCTGCTCGGCACCCACAACCGGGAGGCCGCGCACTGGAAGCGCTACCGGGGCGGCCGGGCCGGGCGGCTGTGGATCGGCGCGGCCGGGTTCGAACCCCTGCACGCCGGCCTGGACGGGCAGCTGGAGTGCCCGATGTGGGTCGGCGACCGGATCGCGTTCCTGTCCGACCACGAGGGCACCGGACGGCTGTACTCCAGCCTCCCGGACGGCTCCGACCTGCGGGCGCACAGCCCCGCCGGGGACGGCTTCTACGACCGGCAGGCCGCCACCGACGGCACCCGGGTGGTCTGGCAGCGGGCCGGCCGGCTCTGGCTGCTGGACGACCTGGACGGCGCCGCGCCGCGCCCGCTGGACGTCGCCCCGGCCGGGCCGCGGACCCGGCGCCACCCGCACCCGACGCCCGCCGCCGGACAGGTCGAGACCGCCGCCCCGGACCGCACCGGCCGGGCCGCCGCCGTGGTGGTCCGCGGCACCGTGCACTGGCTGACCCACCGGGACGGCCCGGCCCGGGTGCTGGACGAGACGCCCGGGGTGCGGAACCGGCTGGCCCGGGTCGTCCCGGGCGAGGACGGCGCGCAGGGCGCGGTCTGGGTCACCGACGCCGACGGCGACGACGCGCTGGAGTACGCCCCGGCGGTGCTCGGCGCGGAGCGGCGGCGGCTGGCGGCCGGGCGGCTCGGCCGGGTCCGCGCGCTGGTGGCCTCGCCGGACGGCAAGCAGCTCGCGGTGGCCGCGCACGACGGCCGGGTGCTGCTGGTGGCGCTCAGCGACGGCGCGGTCAACGAGCTGGCGCGCAGCGGCGACGGCGAGGTCAGCGGGCTGGTGTTCAGCCCCGACTCGGCGTGGCTGGCCTGGTCGCAGCCGGTGCTCGGCCCGTGGTCGCTGCGCCAGATCATGCTGGCCGACCTGACCTCGCGCACCGTCAGCGAGGCCACCCCGCAGCGCTTCCACGACTACTCGCCGGCCTTCACCGCGGACGGCGCGCACCTGGCGTTCCTCTCGGTGCGGACCTTCGACCCGGTGTACGACCAGCACGCCTTCGACCTGTCGTTCCCCGGCGGCACCCGCCCGTACCTGCTGACGCTGGCCGCCGACACCCCGTCGCCGTTCGGCCCGCGGCGGGCCGGCCGGCCGGTCGGCGGCGAGGAGGACGACGCCAAGGACGGCGAGAAGGAGGCCGCCGCGGTGCCGGTCACCCGGGTCGACCTGGAGGGCCTCGCGGACCGGATCGTGCCGTTCCCGGTGGAGGCGGGCCGGTTCGGGGTGCTGCGGGCCGCGAAGGACGGGGTGCTGTGGACCAGGTACCCGTTCAGCGGTGAACTCGGCGACAGCGCCGCCTCGTTGGACGACGAGCCGGCCCGCACCGCGCTGGAGCGGTTCGACCTGGGCAAGCGCCGGGCCGAGGAACTGCTCTCCGGCGTCGACGCGTTCGCGGTCAGCGGGGACGGCGCCCGGCTGGCCGTGCTGGACGGCGGCTCGCTGCGGATCGTCCCCGCCGACCAGAAGGCCGCCGAGGACGAGGAGGCGGACGTCGACCTGGAGCGGATCCGGGTCACCGTCGACCCGGCCGCCGAGTGGCGGCAGATGTTCGACGAGAACGGCCGCCTGATGCGGGACAACTTCTGGCGGGCCGACCTGAACGGCGTCGACTGGGCCGGCGTGCTGGAGCGCTACCGGCCGCTGGTCGACCGGGCCGGCAGCCACTCCGACCTGGTCGACCTGCTCTGGGAGACGGTCGGCGAGCTCGGCACCTCGCACGCCTACGTGCTGCCGCCCGGCCGCGGCACCGAGGCCGCCCGGCGACAGGGCCTGCTCGGCGCCGACCTGGTGCGCGACGGCGAGGTCTGGCGGGTGGCCCGGGTGCTGCCCGGCGAGTCCTCCGACCCGCGGGCCCGCTCCCCGCTGGCCGCGCCCGGCGCGGCGGTCCGCCCCGGCGACGCGCTGCTGGCGGTCAACGGCCGCCCGGTCGACCCGGTCACCGGCCCCGCCCCGCTGCTGGCCGGCACCGCGGACCACCCGGTCGAGCTGACCGTCCGGGGCGCGGACGGCGCCGAGCGGCACCCCGTCGTGGTGCCGCTCGACGACGAGGAGGCGCTGCGCTACCACGACTGGGTGGCCGGACGGCGGGCCGCCGTCCGCGAGCTGTCCGGCGGCCGGCTCGGCTACCTGCACGTGCCCGACATGCAGAGCGCCGGCTGGGCGCAGCTCCACCGCGACCTGCGGTTCGAGATGTCGCTGGAGGGCCTGGTGATCGACCTGCGGGAGAACCGCGGCGGCCACACCTCGCAGCTGATCGTCGAGAAACTGGCCCGCCGGATCGTCGGCTGGAACCACGGCCGCGACCTGGCCCGCCCCGACCCGTACCCCGGCGACGCCCCGCGCGGCCCGGTGGTCGCGCTCGCCAACGAGTTCTCCGGCTCCGACGGCGACATCGTCAACGCCGCGATCCAGGCGCTCGGCATCGGCCCGGTGGTCGGCACCCGCACCTGGGGCGGCGTGATCGGCATCGACAGCGCGTACACGCTGGTCGACGGGACGCTGGTGACCCAGCCCAAGTACTCGTACTGGGTGGAGGGCTACGGCTGGCACCTGGAGAACCGCGGCGTCACCCCCGACGTCGAGGTCCCGATCGCCCCGCAGGACTGGGCGGCCGGGCGGGACCCGCAACTGGAGACCGCCGTCCGGCTGGCGCTGGAGTCGCTGGAGCGGACCCCGGCGAGGACCGCGCCCCCGCTGGAGTGA
- a CDS encoding 16S rRNA (uracil(1498)-N(3))-methyltransferase: MTAPVFVVDDLTGAAPGTTVRLDGAEGRHAAAVKRLQPGEALTLADGRGRGADGTVSALHGKDALDVLVAAVREEPAPAPRITVVQALPKGDRGELAVETMTEAGVDAIVPWAASRCITQWKGERGAKALAKWRATAREAGKQARRLRFPEVGDALTTRQLLPLLAAADFAAVLHEEGALPLAGADLPAAGEIVLVVGPEGGVSPDEIAAFAEAGAAPYRLGPSVLRTSTAGVAAGALLLGRTGRWG, encoded by the coding sequence ATGACCGCACCCGTGTTCGTCGTCGACGACCTGACGGGGGCCGCCCCCGGCACGACCGTCCGCCTCGACGGCGCCGAGGGCCGGCACGCCGCCGCCGTCAAGCGCCTCCAGCCCGGCGAGGCGCTCACCCTCGCCGACGGCCGCGGCCGCGGCGCCGACGGCACCGTCAGCGCGCTGCACGGCAAGGACGCCCTCGACGTGCTGGTCGCCGCCGTCCGCGAGGAACCCGCCCCCGCGCCCCGGATCACCGTCGTCCAGGCGCTGCCCAAGGGCGACCGCGGCGAACTCGCCGTCGAGACCATGACCGAGGCCGGCGTCGACGCGATCGTGCCCTGGGCCGCCTCCCGCTGCATCACCCAGTGGAAGGGCGAGCGCGGCGCCAAGGCGCTCGCCAAGTGGCGGGCCACCGCGCGCGAGGCCGGCAAGCAGGCCAGGCGGCTGCGCTTCCCCGAGGTCGGCGACGCCCTCACCACCCGGCAGCTGCTGCCGCTGCTCGCCGCCGCGGACTTCGCCGCCGTCCTGCACGAGGAGGGCGCGCTGCCGCTGGCCGGCGCGGACCTCCCGGCGGCCGGCGAGATCGTCCTGGTGGTCGGGCCCGAGGGCGGCGTCTCCCCGGACGAGATCGCCGCCTTCGCGGAGGCCGGCGCCGCCCCGTACCGGCTCGGCCCGTCCGTGCTGCGCACCTCCACGGCGGGCGTCGCGGCCGGCGCGCTGCTGCTCGGGCGCACCGGGCGCTGGGGGTAG
- the dnaJ gene encoding molecular chaperone DnaJ — MATDYYAVLGVRRDAGQDEIKKAFRRLARELHPDVNPDPKTQERFKEINAAYEVLSDPQKRQVYDLGGDPLSPGGGGGFGAGAAGFGFSDIMDAFFGAATGQRGPRSRTRRGQDAMIRLEITLEEAAFGTTKELQVDTAVTCTTCSGEGAAPGTSAQTCDMCRGKGEVSQVTRSFLGQVMTSRPCPQCQGFGTVVPTPCPECAGDGRVRARRTLTVKIPAGVDNGTRIQLAGEGEVGPGGGPAGDLYVEIAETSHPTFQRRGDDLHCTVTIPMTAASLGTQVPLQTLDGLEEVDIRPGTQSGQSIPLHGRGITHLRGGGRGDLIVHVEVQTPTKLDPEQEELLRRLAMLRGEERPSGQFAPGQQGLFSRLKDAFNGR; from the coding sequence GTGGCCACGGACTACTACGCGGTACTCGGCGTCCGACGCGACGCGGGGCAGGACGAGATCAAGAAGGCGTTCCGGCGCCTCGCCCGTGAACTGCACCCGGACGTCAACCCGGACCCGAAGACGCAGGAGCGGTTCAAGGAGATCAACGCCGCCTACGAGGTGCTCTCCGACCCGCAGAAGCGTCAGGTCTACGACCTCGGCGGCGACCCGCTGTCGCCCGGCGGCGGGGGCGGCTTCGGCGCCGGAGCGGCCGGGTTCGGCTTCTCCGACATCATGGACGCCTTCTTCGGCGCCGCGACCGGCCAGCGCGGCCCGCGCTCGCGCACCCGCCGCGGCCAGGACGCCATGATCCGGCTGGAGATCACCCTGGAGGAGGCCGCCTTCGGCACCACCAAGGAACTCCAGGTCGACACCGCCGTCACCTGTACCACCTGCAGCGGCGAGGGCGCCGCGCCCGGCACCTCCGCGCAGACCTGCGACATGTGCCGCGGCAAGGGCGAGGTCTCCCAGGTCACCCGGTCCTTCCTGGGCCAGGTCATGACCTCCCGCCCCTGCCCGCAGTGCCAGGGCTTCGGCACCGTCGTCCCGACCCCGTGCCCCGAGTGCGCCGGCGACGGCCGGGTCCGCGCCCGCCGCACCCTCACCGTCAAGATCCCGGCCGGCGTCGACAACGGCACCCGGATCCAGCTGGCCGGCGAGGGCGAGGTCGGCCCCGGCGGCGGCCCGGCCGGCGACCTGTACGTCGAGATCGCCGAGACCAGCCACCCGACCTTCCAGCGGCGCGGCGACGACCTGCACTGCACCGTCACCATCCCGATGACCGCAGCGTCGCTCGGCACCCAGGTGCCGCTGCAGACCCTGGACGGCCTGGAGGAGGTCGACATCCGGCCCGGCACCCAGTCCGGCCAGTCGATCCCGCTGCACGGCCGCGGCATCACCCACCTGCGCGGCGGCGGCCGGGGCGACCTGATAGTGCACGTCGAGGTGCAGACGCCCACCAAGCTCGACCCGGAGCAGGAGGAGCTGCTGCGGCGGCTCGCCATGCTGCGCGGCGAGGAGCGTCCCTCCGGGCAGTTCGCGCCCGGCCAGCAGGGCCTGTTCTCCCGGCTGAAGGACGCCTTCAACGGCCGGTGA
- the hrcA gene encoding heat-inducible transcriptional repressor HrcA produces the protein MPDDGKPDGRLIDPRPSVRPLDERRLAVLRAIVQDYVGTEEPVGSKALVERHNLGVSPATVRNDMAALEEEGYIHQPHTSAGRIPTDKGYRLFVDRLAEVKPMTPPERRAIRHFLEGAVDLHDVVARTVRLLAQLTRQVAVVQYPSLTRSTVRHIELVSLTPTKLMLVLITNTGRVEQRMVDCPAPVGEALLGDLRARLNGMAGGCRLPEVPTVLEDLPAGFEPADRPTVSTVLTVLFEALAEQNEERIMLAGTANLTRFGHDFPLTIRPVLEALEEQVVLLRLLGETTDSAMTVRIGHEIAYEGLNSTSVVSVGYGSGDQSVAKLGVIGPTRMDYPGTMGAVRAVARYVGQILAES, from the coding sequence ATGCCGGACGACGGCAAGCCCGACGGCCGACTGATCGACCCGCGGCCGTCCGTCCGACCGCTCGACGAGCGGCGGCTCGCGGTGCTCCGGGCGATCGTCCAGGACTACGTGGGCACCGAGGAGCCGGTCGGCTCCAAGGCCCTGGTGGAGCGCCACAACCTGGGCGTCTCCCCGGCCACCGTCCGCAACGACATGGCCGCGCTGGAGGAGGAGGGGTACATCCACCAGCCGCACACCAGTGCGGGCCGGATCCCCACCGACAAGGGCTACCGGCTGTTCGTCGACCGGCTGGCCGAGGTCAAGCCGATGACCCCGCCGGAGCGCCGGGCGATCCGGCACTTCCTGGAGGGCGCGGTCGACCTGCACGACGTGGTGGCCCGGACGGTGCGGCTGCTCGCGCAGCTGACCCGGCAGGTCGCGGTCGTCCAGTACCCGTCGCTGACCCGTTCCACCGTGCGGCACATCGAACTGGTGTCGCTCACCCCGACCAAGCTGATGCTGGTGCTGATCACCAACACCGGCCGGGTCGAACAGCGGATGGTCGACTGCCCCGCCCCGGTCGGCGAGGCCCTGCTCGGCGATCTGCGGGCCAGGCTGAACGGCATGGCGGGCGGCTGCCGGCTGCCCGAGGTGCCGACCGTCCTGGAGGACCTGCCGGCCGGCTTCGAGCCCGCCGACCGGCCCACCGTCAGCACCGTGCTGACGGTCCTGTTCGAGGCCCTGGCCGAACAGAACGAGGAGCGGATCATGCTGGCGGGCACCGCCAACCTGACCCGCTTCGGCCACGACTTCCCGCTCACCATCCGCCCGGTCCTGGAGGCCCTGGAGGAGCAGGTGGTGCTGTTGCGCCTGCTGGGTGAGACGACGGACTCGGCGATGACGGTCCGGATCGGCCACGAGATCGCCTACGAGGGGCTCAATTCCACGTCCGTCGTCTCGGTCGGTTACGGTTCGGGCGACCAGAGCGTGGCAAAACTGGGAGTGATCGGTCCGACCCGGATGGATTACCCGGGCACAATGGGGGCGGTGCGCGCGGTGGCACGGTACGTCGGCCAGATCCTGGCGGAGTCGTAA
- the htpX gene encoding zinc metalloprotease HtpX, whose amino-acid sequence MSASRHSRFTPDRGLTGRMVTTMFLIGLVYVGFTGLLIVLLRGAWPLVVLISGGLFVAQFWFSDRITERAMGAHRVTPEQYPQLHGAVDRLCALADMPKPRVAVADNDMPNAFATGRNPQNAVICVTTGLLRRLEPEELEGVLAHELSHVAHRDVAVMTVAGFLGVLAGAMTRIALYGGMMGGGNRNSNDQNAAIAMVLVPLASMVVYAISFLLTRLLSRYRELAADRAAAQLTGRPAALASALTKVTGQIAAIPTKDLRQAQPYNAFYFAPALSAKEAASRLFSTHPSLEQRLAQLRKVSDELGQ is encoded by the coding sequence ATGTCGGCGTCCCGGCACTCCCGGTTCACCCCCGACCGCGGCCTGACCGGCCGGATGGTCACCACCATGTTCCTGATCGGACTGGTCTACGTCGGCTTCACCGGCCTGCTGATCGTGCTGCTGCGCGGCGCCTGGCCGCTGGTCGTGCTGATCTCCGGCGGCCTGTTCGTCGCCCAGTTCTGGTTCTCCGACAGGATCACCGAGCGGGCGATGGGCGCCCACCGGGTGACCCCCGAGCAGTACCCGCAGCTGCACGGCGCGGTCGACCGGCTCTGCGCGCTGGCCGACATGCCCAAACCCCGGGTCGCGGTCGCCGACAACGACATGCCCAACGCCTTCGCCACCGGCCGCAACCCGCAGAACGCGGTGATCTGCGTGACCACCGGCCTGCTGCGCCGGCTGGAGCCGGAGGAGCTGGAGGGCGTGCTGGCCCACGAGCTGTCGCACGTCGCGCACCGGGACGTCGCGGTGATGACGGTCGCCGGGTTCCTCGGCGTGCTGGCCGGCGCGATGACCAGGATCGCCCTGTACGGCGGCATGATGGGCGGCGGCAACCGGAACAGCAACGACCAGAACGCGGCGATCGCGATGGTGCTGGTCCCGCTCGCCTCGATGGTGGTGTACGCGATCAGCTTCCTGCTGACCAGGCTGCTGTCCCGCTACCGCGAACTGGCCGCCGACCGGGCCGCCGCCCAGCTGACCGGCCGGCCCGCCGCGCTGGCCTCGGCGCTGACCAAGGTCACCGGGCAGATCGCCGCCATCCCGACCAAGGACCTGCGGCAGGCCCAGCCGTACAACGCCTTCTACTTCGCCCCGGCCCTCAGCGCCAAGGAGGCCGCCTCCCGGCTGTTCTCCACCCACCCGTCGCTGGAGCAGCGGCTGGCGCAGCTGCGGAAGGTCTCCGACGAACTCGGGCAGTGA
- the pspAB gene encoding PspA-associated protein PspAB — MGFLDALFGRSKPVKPDLDQLFGVPSAALTLRAAKGFLPTGLGSVCFAAVEGAAFTEVQQQVRALLDADTARGGVPVEASRDAYGYSWLLARHTPDELPDLVNDLHAVNSELEANGFGPQLLCSLVAFRDAEGRSLALVYLYKRGTFYPMCKVAGQEKRDNPLEIEVSNLLRDDLRIEPDLSRWFPVWGAPGLEG; from the coding sequence GTGGGATTCCTGGACGCCCTGTTCGGCCGGAGCAAGCCGGTCAAGCCCGACCTCGACCAGCTGTTCGGCGTCCCGTCGGCGGCACTGACCCTGCGGGCCGCCAAGGGCTTCCTGCCGACCGGCCTCGGCTCGGTCTGCTTCGCCGCCGTCGAGGGCGCCGCGTTCACCGAGGTCCAGCAGCAGGTCCGGGCCCTGCTGGACGCGGACACCGCACGCGGCGGCGTCCCCGTCGAGGCGTCCCGGGACGCCTACGGGTACTCCTGGCTGCTCGCCCGGCACACCCCGGACGAGCTGCCCGACCTGGTCAACGACCTGCACGCGGTCAACAGCGAACTGGAGGCGAACGGCTTCGGCCCGCAACTGCTCTGCTCGCTGGTCGCCTTCCGGGACGCCGAGGGCCGCTCGCTGGCCCTGGTCTACCTGTACAAGCGCGGCACCTTCTACCCGATGTGCAAGGTCGCCGGGCAGGAGAAGCGCGACAACCCGCTGGAGATCGAGGTCTCGAACCTGCTCCGCGACGACCTCCGGATCGAACCCGACCTCTCCCGCTGGTTCCCGGTCTGGGGCGCCCCCGGCCTGGAGGGGTAG
- a CDS encoding DUF3097 domain-containing protein produces MRSREYGPDLTPPWKRQQPAPEVAAERDLVVEEAATGFCGAVVRCERTAEGLTVTLEDRFGKHRVFPLVPRGFLLEGRPVTLVRPAAAAPAPPRGPGLTASGSVAVPGARARVARESRIYVEGRHDAELVERVWGDDLRIEGVVVEYLEGVDDLPAIVADFAPGPGRRLGVLVDHLLPGTKEHRIAERVTGDHVLVVGHPYVDVWQAVKPTAVGIPAWPEVPRGEVWKEGVCRRLGWPVDTPAAWKRILAAVDGWKDLEPELLGRVEELIDFVTLPGGDRAS; encoded by the coding sequence ATGCGGAGCAGGGAGTACGGGCCGGATCTGACCCCGCCGTGGAAGCGGCAGCAGCCGGCGCCCGAGGTGGCGGCGGAGCGGGACCTCGTGGTGGAGGAGGCGGCGACCGGGTTCTGCGGGGCGGTGGTGCGCTGCGAGCGGACCGCCGAGGGGTTGACCGTCACCCTGGAGGACCGGTTCGGCAAGCACCGGGTGTTCCCGCTGGTGCCGCGCGGCTTCCTGCTGGAGGGCCGGCCGGTGACGCTGGTGCGCCCGGCCGCGGCGGCGCCGGCCCCGCCGCGCGGACCGGGGCTGACCGCGTCGGGTTCGGTCGCGGTGCCGGGGGCCCGGGCCCGGGTGGCCCGGGAGTCGCGGATCTACGTCGAGGGCCGGCACGACGCCGAGCTGGTCGAACGGGTCTGGGGCGACGACCTGCGGATCGAGGGCGTGGTGGTGGAGTACCTGGAGGGCGTCGACGACCTGCCCGCGATCGTCGCGGACTTCGCCCCCGGCCCGGGCCGCCGCCTGGGCGTGCTGGTCGACCACCTGCTGCCGGGCACCAAGGAGCACCGGATCGCCGAACGGGTGACCGGCGACCACGTGCTGGTCGTCGGCCACCCGTACGTGGACGTCTGGCAGGCCGTGAAACCCACCGCCGTGGGCATCCCGGCCTGGCCGGAGGTCCCGCGCGGGGAGGTGTGGAAGGAGGGCGTCTGCCGCCGCCTGGGCTGGCCGGTGGACACCCCCGCCGCCTGGAAGCGGATCCTCGCCGCGGTCGACGGCTGGAAGGACCTGGAGCCGGAACTGCTCGGCCGGGTCGAGGAGTTGATCGACTTCGTGACCCTCCCGGGCGGGGACCGAGCGAGCTAG
- a CDS encoding RNA polymerase sigma factor, protein MRPREQRRDPAHPDGRPPDLTTPDGFGTFYHQHVDAILGFVTRRVGDPHLAADLTADIFVAALEAAAGYRPERGTPLGWLYGIARHTVAGHRRGDDRERRALGRLQGRRLLAEEDILALEERIDAQRAVRDLAQRHARLSAPLREVLDLVALDGLSTAEAAQALGIAQATVRVRLHRARRRLGAERHDPRPVPTTAAPMLEVTP, encoded by the coding sequence ATGCGCCCGCGCGAGCAACGCCGCGACCCCGCGCACCCCGACGGCCGGCCACCGGACCTGACCACTCCGGACGGCTTCGGCACGTTCTACCACCAGCACGTCGACGCGATACTCGGCTTCGTCACCCGCCGGGTCGGCGACCCGCACCTGGCCGCCGACCTCACCGCCGACATCTTCGTCGCCGCCCTCGAAGCCGCCGCCGGCTACCGGCCCGAGCGTGGCACCCCGCTCGGCTGGCTCTACGGCATCGCCCGCCACACCGTCGCCGGACACCGGCGCGGCGACGACCGCGAACGCCGCGCGCTCGGCCGCCTGCAGGGCCGCCGGCTGCTCGCCGAGGAGGACATCCTCGCCCTGGAGGAGCGGATCGACGCCCAGCGCGCCGTCCGCGACCTCGCCCAGCGGCACGCCCGGCTCAGCGCCCCGCTCCGCGAGGTCCTCGACCTGGTCGCCCTCGACGGCCTCAGCACCGCCGAAGCCGCCCAGGCCCTCGGCATCGCCCAGGCCACCGTCCGGGTCCGACTGCACCGCGCCCGCCGCCGGCTCGGCGCCGAACGGCACGACCCCCGCCCCGTCCCGACCACCGCCGCACCGATGCTCGAGGTGACCCCGTGA
- the hemW gene encoding radical SAM family heme chaperone HemW, with translation MPSALPDGEPVPSDGSLPAHALHGLGERPFGFYLHVPYCASRCGYCDFNTYTATELRSSGAVASQETYADNVIAEIRQARRVLGEVDLPVETVFLGGGTPTLLPARDLVRMLAALREEFGLAPGAEVTTEANPESVDPAYLAELREGGYNRISFGMQSARPHVLALLDRHHTPGRPEACVAEARAAGFAHVNLDLIYGTPGESDQDWQVSLDAAIGAGPDHVSAYSLIVEDGTRLAARVKRGELPMIDDDVHADRYLMAETALAAAGYHWYEVSNWATTPEGRCRHNELYWTGADWWGAGPGAHSHVGGVRWWNAKHPAAYAQALAEGRTPALGREVLADEDRRVERILLELRLAEGCPLDLLTAAGRAAAARALADGLLDPVPYAAGRAALTLRGRLLADGVVRDLVD, from the coding sequence ATGCCCTCCGCACTCCCCGACGGCGAACCCGTGCCGTCCGACGGCTCGCTGCCCGCCCACGCCCTGCACGGACTCGGCGAGCGGCCGTTCGGCTTCTACCTGCACGTGCCGTACTGCGCCAGCCGCTGCGGCTACTGCGACTTCAACACCTACACCGCCACCGAGCTGCGCTCCTCCGGCGCCGTCGCCTCCCAGGAGACGTACGCCGACAACGTGATCGCCGAGATCCGGCAGGCCCGCCGGGTGCTCGGCGAGGTCGACCTGCCGGTCGAGACGGTCTTCCTCGGTGGCGGCACGCCCACCCTGCTGCCCGCCCGCGACCTGGTCCGGATGCTGGCCGCGCTGCGCGAGGAGTTCGGGCTGGCCCCCGGCGCCGAGGTCACCACCGAGGCCAACCCGGAGTCCGTCGACCCGGCCTACCTGGCCGAACTGCGCGAGGGCGGCTACAACCGGATCTCCTTCGGCATGCAGAGCGCCCGCCCGCACGTGCTCGCCCTGCTCGACCGCCACCACACTCCCGGCCGCCCCGAAGCCTGCGTCGCCGAGGCCCGCGCGGCCGGCTTCGCGCACGTCAACCTCGACCTGATCTACGGCACCCCCGGCGAGAGCGACCAGGACTGGCAGGTCTCGCTGGACGCCGCGATCGGCGCCGGACCCGACCACGTCTCCGCCTACTCGCTGATCGTCGAGGACGGCACCCGGCTCGCCGCCCGGGTCAAGCGCGGCGAACTCCCGATGATCGACGACGACGTGCACGCCGACCGCTACCTGATGGCCGAGACCGCGCTCGCCGCCGCCGGCTACCACTGGTACGAGGTCTCCAACTGGGCCACCACCCCCGAGGGCCGCTGCCGCCACAACGAGCTGTACTGGACCGGCGCCGACTGGTGGGGCGCCGGACCGGGCGCGCACAGCCACGTCGGCGGCGTCCGCTGGTGGAACGCCAAGCACCCCGCCGCGTACGCCCAGGCCCTCGCCGAGGGCCGCACCCCGGCGCTCGGCCGCGAGGTGCTCGCCGACGAGGACCGCCGGGTCGAACGGATCCTGCTCGAACTGCGCCTCGCCGAGGGCTGCCCGCTCGACCTGCTCACCGCCGCCGGCCGCGCCGCCGCCGCCCGGGCCCTCGCCGACGGCCTGCTCGACCCCGTACCGTATGCGGCGGGCCGGGCCGCGCTCACCCTGCGCGGACGGCTGCTGGCGGACGGCGTGGTTCGCGACCTGGTCGACTGA